A genomic stretch from Megalobrama amblycephala isolate DHTTF-2021 linkage group LG22, ASM1881202v1, whole genome shotgun sequence includes:
- the si:ch73-173p19.2 gene encoding V-type proton ATPase 116 kDa subunit a 1 isoform X2 has translation MSSLFRSEEMCLVQLFFQTESAHNCINELGHLGLVQFKDLNPGVTTFQRRFVKEVKKCEEMERILRYLEKEMVKSNIVIAATKEKEMVPCARDVLELESTFEKLEQELREINCNHDTLRQNLIELMDIDSLLRMTEDFFEEAESMLSCSEPPSEDSVSMTVSSHMTIRRYSSSSTSGPLHLGFIAGVIKHERFAAFERVLWRLFHGNFVLRHAEIQATEEFQAVRGAVKKDVFIIFVQGDNVRKKIRKVCEGFHASLYSCPKTLYERKEMSNNVISRMEDLRIILRRTEEYRAGVLTKAADHVQEWGSKVKKMKAIYYTLNLCNIDITQKLIVAEIWCPVSDLTLVQNALVKGSEQSGSSVTPVLNRIQTQQTPPTFNRTNTFTEGFQAIIDAYGVGTYQEINPAPYTIVTFPFLFAVMFGDCGHGLLMTLLAVWVITQAECLRKMKNEIIDVLVGGRYIVLLMGLFSIYTGLIYNDCFSKSFNIFGSSWCVRPMFYPHGPWENETLYDNHHLQLSPTVPGVYSGRPYVFGVDPVWNIASNKLSFLNSFKMKMSVILGVSHMLLGVTLSLVNFVYLGKFQDILFQFVPQLIFMLSLFGYLIFLILYKWCVTLRSETAPSILLLFINMMLFDYQPEHKLLYRGQKAVQILLVVTAVLMVPVLLLVKPLLIYRTRMKTRHQVSMQVFGNSDQHGTDMGFSSHHQKDQMVSMGDVFVYQAIHTIEYCLGCISNTASYLRLWALSLAHAELSEVLWRMVLQVGLKLSSGMGSLMLVLLFAAFAVLTVTVLLVMEGLSAFLHALRLHWVEFQNKFYEGSGYKFTPLSFDSLLKTQQ, from the exons ATGAGTTCTTTATTTCGCAGTGAGGAGATGTGCCTCGTGCAGCTGTTTTTTCAAACTGAATCTGCCCATAATTGCATCAATGAACTTGGACATCTTGGATTGGTTCAGTTTAAAGAT CTGAATCCTGGTGTAACAACATTTCAAAGGCGCTTTGTGAAGGAAGTGAAGAAATGTGAAGAAATGGAGAGAATTCTGA GATATCTTGAGAAGGAGATGGTGAAATCTAACATAGTGATTGCTGCAACAAAGGAGAAGGAGATGGTTCCCTGTGCCAGAGATGTTCTGGAGCTGGAG TCCACATTTGAGAAGTTGGAGCAGGAACTGCGAGAAATCAACTGTAACCATGACACACTCAGACAGAACCTCATTGAGCTGATGGACATTGACTCTCTGCTGAGGATGACTGAAGACTTCTTTGAGGAG GCCGAGTCAATGCTATCCTGCTCTGAGCCTCCCTCTGAAGACTCAGTGTCTATGACCGTCTCTTCCCACATGACCATCCGCAGATACAGCAGTTCCAGCACCTCTGGACCTCTACATCTAGG ttttattgCAGGTGTTATCAAACACGAGAGGTTTGCTGCTTTTGAAAGGGTTCTTTGGCGCCTTTTTCATGGAAATTTCGTCCTTCGGCATGCAGAGATACAGGCCACGGAGGAATTTCAAGCGGTG AGAGGAGCTGTGAAGAAGGACGTGTTCATCATATTTGTCCAGGGAGATAATGTGCGAAAAAAGATCAGAAAAGTGTGTGAAGG GTTTCATGCCAGCTTGTACTCATGCCCCAAAACTTTGTATGAACGCAAGGAGATGAGCAACAATGTAATATCACGAATGGAAGATCTTCGAATT ATCCTGAGAAGAACTGAAGAATATCGTGCTGGTGTCTTGACCAAAGCAGCCGACCACGTCCAGGAGTGGGGCAGTAAAGTGAAGAAGATGAAGGCCATCTACTACACACTGAACCTCTGCAACATAGACATCACGCAGAAACTGATCGTAGCAGAGATCTGGTGTCCTGTGTCCGATCTCACTTTAGTTCAAAACGCCCTGGTTAAAGGATCA GAGCAGAGTGGTTCCAGTGTGACCCCAGTCCTGAACCGCATCCAAACCCAGCAAACTCCACCAACcttcaacagaacaaacacatttactgaaggATTCCAGGCTATTATTGATGCCTATGGAGTCGGTACCTATCAGGAGATCAATCCAG CTCCATACACAATTGTAACCTTCCCCTTCCTGTTTGCGGTGATGTTTGGAGATTGTGGTCATGGACTGTTGATGACACTGTTGGCAGTCTGGGTCATTACACAGGCCGAATGTTTACGAAAGATGAAAAATGAG ATTATAGATGTCCTGGTAGGGGGGCGCTACATCGTCTTGCTCATGGGATTGTTCTCCATATATACTGGACTGATTTACAATGACTGCTTCTCCAAGTCCTTCAACATTTTTGGCTCTTCCTGGTGTGTGCGGCCCATGTTCTATCCTCACGGACCTTGGGA AAACGAAACACTTTATGATAATCACCATCTTCAGCTGAGCCCAACTGTGCCCGGAGTTTATTCTGGTCGCCCGTATGTGTTTGGAGTCGACCCG gTTTGGAATATTGCATCAAATAAGCTGTCCTTTTTAAACTCTTTCAAGATGAAGATGTCAGTCATATTGGGAGTCAGTCATATGCTCCTTGGAGTGACCCTGAGTTTGGTCAACTTTGT ATATTTGGGAAAATTCCaggacattttatttcagtttgttcCACAGCTGATCTTCATGCTCTCTCTCTTTGGATACCTGATCTTCCTCATCCTCTACAAATGGTGCGTCACTCTGCGATCTGAAACGGCTCCCAGCATTCTGCTGCTCTTCATCAACATGATGCTGTTTGATTACCAGCCTGAACATAAGCTTCTTTACAGAGGACAG AAAGCTGTTCAGATCTTGTTGGTTGTGACGGCTGTGCTCATGGTTCCTGTGCTGCTCCTGGTCAAACCCCTCCTCATCTACAGGACCCGAATGAAAACCAGACACCAG GTCTCTATGCAGGTGTTTGGAAACAGTGATCAGCATGGGACAGATATGGGTTTCTCCTCACACCATCAGAAAGATCAGATG GTAAGCATGGGTGACGTCTTTGTGTATCAGGCCATCCACACAATCGAGTACTGCCTGGGCTGCATCTCCAACACGGCCTCGTACCTGCGGCTCTGGGCGCTCAGTCTGGCTCATGCAG AGCTCTCGGAGGTGCTTTGGCGGATGGTTCTCCAGGTGGGGCTGAAGCTTTCCTCTGGTATGGGTTCGCTCATGCTGGTGCTGCTGTTTGCTGCTTTTGCTGTTCTCACCGTGACTGTTCTTCTGGTTATGGAGGGCCTGTCTGCTTTTCTGCATGCTTTACGACTGCATTG GGTTGAATTTCAGAACAAGTTTTACGAGGGATCCGGCTACAAGTTCACACCCTTGTCCTTCGACAGCCTGTTAAAAACTCAGCAGTAA
- the si:ch73-173p19.2 gene encoding V-type proton ATPase 116 kDa subunit a 1 isoform X4 encodes MCLVQLFFQTESAHNCINELGHLGLVQFKDLNPGVTTFQRRFVKEVKKCEEMERILRYLEKEMVKSNIVIAATKEKEMVPCARDVLELESTFEKLEQELREINCNHDTLRQNLIELMDIDSLLRMTEDFFEEAESMLSCSEPPSEDSVSMTVSSHMTIRRYSSSSTSGPLHLGFIAGVIKHERFAAFERVLWRLFHGNFVLRHAEIQATEEFQAVQRGAVKKDVFIIFVQGDNVRKKIRKVCEGFHASLYSCPKTLYERKEMSNNVISRMEDLRIILRRTEEYRAGVLTKAADHVQEWGSKVKKMKAIYYTLNLCNIDITQKLIVAEIWCPVSDLTLVQNALVKGSEQSGSSVTPVLNRIQTQQTPPTFNRTNTFTEGFQAIIDAYGVGTYQEINPAPYTIVTFPFLFAVMFGDCGHGLLMTLLAVWVITQAECLRKMKNEIIDVLVGGRYIVLLMGLFSIYTGLIYNDCFSKSFNIFGSSWCVRPMFYPHGPWENETLYDNHHLQLSPTVPGVYSGRPYVFGVDPVWNIASNKLSFLNSFKMKMSVILGVSHMLLGVTLSLVNFVYLGKFQDILFQFVPQLIFMLSLFGYLIFLILYKWCVTLRSETAPSILLLFINMMLFDYQPEHKLLYRGQKAVQILLVVTAVLMVPVLLLVKPLLIYRTRMKTRHQVSMQVFGNSDQHGTDMGFSSHHQKDQMVSMGDVFVYQAIHTIEYCLGCISNTASYLRLWALSLAHAELSEVLWRMVLQVGLKLSSGMGSLMLVLLFAAFAVLTVTVLLVMEGLSAFLHALRLHWVEFQNKFYEGSGYKFTPLSFDSLLKTQQ; translated from the exons ATGTGCCTCGTGCAGCTGTTTTTTCAAACTGAATCTGCCCATAATTGCATCAATGAACTTGGACATCTTGGATTGGTTCAGTTTAAAGAT CTGAATCCTGGTGTAACAACATTTCAAAGGCGCTTTGTGAAGGAAGTGAAGAAATGTGAAGAAATGGAGAGAATTCTGA GATATCTTGAGAAGGAGATGGTGAAATCTAACATAGTGATTGCTGCAACAAAGGAGAAGGAGATGGTTCCCTGTGCCAGAGATGTTCTGGAGCTGGAG TCCACATTTGAGAAGTTGGAGCAGGAACTGCGAGAAATCAACTGTAACCATGACACACTCAGACAGAACCTCATTGAGCTGATGGACATTGACTCTCTGCTGAGGATGACTGAAGACTTCTTTGAGGAG GCCGAGTCAATGCTATCCTGCTCTGAGCCTCCCTCTGAAGACTCAGTGTCTATGACCGTCTCTTCCCACATGACCATCCGCAGATACAGCAGTTCCAGCACCTCTGGACCTCTACATCTAGG ttttattgCAGGTGTTATCAAACACGAGAGGTTTGCTGCTTTTGAAAGGGTTCTTTGGCGCCTTTTTCATGGAAATTTCGTCCTTCGGCATGCAGAGATACAGGCCACGGAGGAATTTCAAGCGGTG CAGAGAGGAGCTGTGAAGAAGGACGTGTTCATCATATTTGTCCAGGGAGATAATGTGCGAAAAAAGATCAGAAAAGTGTGTGAAGG GTTTCATGCCAGCTTGTACTCATGCCCCAAAACTTTGTATGAACGCAAGGAGATGAGCAACAATGTAATATCACGAATGGAAGATCTTCGAATT ATCCTGAGAAGAACTGAAGAATATCGTGCTGGTGTCTTGACCAAAGCAGCCGACCACGTCCAGGAGTGGGGCAGTAAAGTGAAGAAGATGAAGGCCATCTACTACACACTGAACCTCTGCAACATAGACATCACGCAGAAACTGATCGTAGCAGAGATCTGGTGTCCTGTGTCCGATCTCACTTTAGTTCAAAACGCCCTGGTTAAAGGATCA GAGCAGAGTGGTTCCAGTGTGACCCCAGTCCTGAACCGCATCCAAACCCAGCAAACTCCACCAACcttcaacagaacaaacacatttactgaaggATTCCAGGCTATTATTGATGCCTATGGAGTCGGTACCTATCAGGAGATCAATCCAG CTCCATACACAATTGTAACCTTCCCCTTCCTGTTTGCGGTGATGTTTGGAGATTGTGGTCATGGACTGTTGATGACACTGTTGGCAGTCTGGGTCATTACACAGGCCGAATGTTTACGAAAGATGAAAAATGAG ATTATAGATGTCCTGGTAGGGGGGCGCTACATCGTCTTGCTCATGGGATTGTTCTCCATATATACTGGACTGATTTACAATGACTGCTTCTCCAAGTCCTTCAACATTTTTGGCTCTTCCTGGTGTGTGCGGCCCATGTTCTATCCTCACGGACCTTGGGA AAACGAAACACTTTATGATAATCACCATCTTCAGCTGAGCCCAACTGTGCCCGGAGTTTATTCTGGTCGCCCGTATGTGTTTGGAGTCGACCCG gTTTGGAATATTGCATCAAATAAGCTGTCCTTTTTAAACTCTTTCAAGATGAAGATGTCAGTCATATTGGGAGTCAGTCATATGCTCCTTGGAGTGACCCTGAGTTTGGTCAACTTTGT ATATTTGGGAAAATTCCaggacattttatttcagtttgttcCACAGCTGATCTTCATGCTCTCTCTCTTTGGATACCTGATCTTCCTCATCCTCTACAAATGGTGCGTCACTCTGCGATCTGAAACGGCTCCCAGCATTCTGCTGCTCTTCATCAACATGATGCTGTTTGATTACCAGCCTGAACATAAGCTTCTTTACAGAGGACAG AAAGCTGTTCAGATCTTGTTGGTTGTGACGGCTGTGCTCATGGTTCCTGTGCTGCTCCTGGTCAAACCCCTCCTCATCTACAGGACCCGAATGAAAACCAGACACCAG GTCTCTATGCAGGTGTTTGGAAACAGTGATCAGCATGGGACAGATATGGGTTTCTCCTCACACCATCAGAAAGATCAGATG GTAAGCATGGGTGACGTCTTTGTGTATCAGGCCATCCACACAATCGAGTACTGCCTGGGCTGCATCTCCAACACGGCCTCGTACCTGCGGCTCTGGGCGCTCAGTCTGGCTCATGCAG AGCTCTCGGAGGTGCTTTGGCGGATGGTTCTCCAGGTGGGGCTGAAGCTTTCCTCTGGTATGGGTTCGCTCATGCTGGTGCTGCTGTTTGCTGCTTTTGCTGTTCTCACCGTGACTGTTCTTCTGGTTATGGAGGGCCTGTCTGCTTTTCTGCATGCTTTACGACTGCATTG GGTTGAATTTCAGAACAAGTTTTACGAGGGATCCGGCTACAAGTTCACACCCTTGTCCTTCGACAGCCTGTTAAAAACTCAGCAGTAA
- the si:ch73-173p19.2 gene encoding V-type proton ATPase 116 kDa subunit a 1 isoform X3, whose protein sequence is MSSLFRSEEMCLVQLFFQTESAHNCINELGHLGLVQFKDLNPGVTTFQRRFVKEVKKCEEMERILRYLEKEMVKSNIVIAATKEKEMVPCARDVLELESTFEKLEQELREINCNHDTLRQNLIELMDIDSLLRMTEDFFEEAESMLSCSEPPSEDSVSMTVSSHMTIRRYSSSSTSGPLHLGFIAGVIKHERFAAFERVLWRLFHGNFVLRHAEIQATEEFQAVQRGAVKKDVFIIFVQGDNVRKKIRKVCEGFHASLYSCPKTLYERKEMSNNVISRMEDLRIILRRTEEYRAGVLTKAADHVQEWGSKVKKMKAIYYTLNLCNIDITQKLIVAEIWCPVSDLTLVQNALVKGSEQSGSSVTPVLNRIQTQQTPPTFNRTNTFTEGFQAIIDAYGVGTYQEINPAPYTIVTFPFLFAVMFGDCGHGLLMTLLAVWVITQAECLRKMKNEIIDVLVGGRYIVLLMGLFSIYTGLIYNDCFSKSFNIFGSSWCVRPMFYPHGPWENETLYDNHHLQLSPTVPGVYSGRPYVFGVDPVWNIASNKLSFLNSFKMKMSVILGVSHMLLGVTLSLVNFVYLGKFQDILFQFVPQLIFMLSLFGYLIFLILYKWCVTLRSETAPSILLLFINMMLFDYQPEHKLLYRGQKAVQILLVVTAVLMVPVLLLVKPLLIYRTRMKTRHQVFGNSDQHGTDMGFSSHHQKDQMVSMGDVFVYQAIHTIEYCLGCISNTASYLRLWALSLAHAELSEVLWRMVLQVGLKLSSGMGSLMLVLLFAAFAVLTVTVLLVMEGLSAFLHALRLHWVEFQNKFYEGSGYKFTPLSFDSLLKTQQ, encoded by the exons ATGAGTTCTTTATTTCGCAGTGAGGAGATGTGCCTCGTGCAGCTGTTTTTTCAAACTGAATCTGCCCATAATTGCATCAATGAACTTGGACATCTTGGATTGGTTCAGTTTAAAGAT CTGAATCCTGGTGTAACAACATTTCAAAGGCGCTTTGTGAAGGAAGTGAAGAAATGTGAAGAAATGGAGAGAATTCTGA GATATCTTGAGAAGGAGATGGTGAAATCTAACATAGTGATTGCTGCAACAAAGGAGAAGGAGATGGTTCCCTGTGCCAGAGATGTTCTGGAGCTGGAG TCCACATTTGAGAAGTTGGAGCAGGAACTGCGAGAAATCAACTGTAACCATGACACACTCAGACAGAACCTCATTGAGCTGATGGACATTGACTCTCTGCTGAGGATGACTGAAGACTTCTTTGAGGAG GCCGAGTCAATGCTATCCTGCTCTGAGCCTCCCTCTGAAGACTCAGTGTCTATGACCGTCTCTTCCCACATGACCATCCGCAGATACAGCAGTTCCAGCACCTCTGGACCTCTACATCTAGG ttttattgCAGGTGTTATCAAACACGAGAGGTTTGCTGCTTTTGAAAGGGTTCTTTGGCGCCTTTTTCATGGAAATTTCGTCCTTCGGCATGCAGAGATACAGGCCACGGAGGAATTTCAAGCGGTG CAGAGAGGAGCTGTGAAGAAGGACGTGTTCATCATATTTGTCCAGGGAGATAATGTGCGAAAAAAGATCAGAAAAGTGTGTGAAGG GTTTCATGCCAGCTTGTACTCATGCCCCAAAACTTTGTATGAACGCAAGGAGATGAGCAACAATGTAATATCACGAATGGAAGATCTTCGAATT ATCCTGAGAAGAACTGAAGAATATCGTGCTGGTGTCTTGACCAAAGCAGCCGACCACGTCCAGGAGTGGGGCAGTAAAGTGAAGAAGATGAAGGCCATCTACTACACACTGAACCTCTGCAACATAGACATCACGCAGAAACTGATCGTAGCAGAGATCTGGTGTCCTGTGTCCGATCTCACTTTAGTTCAAAACGCCCTGGTTAAAGGATCA GAGCAGAGTGGTTCCAGTGTGACCCCAGTCCTGAACCGCATCCAAACCCAGCAAACTCCACCAACcttcaacagaacaaacacatttactgaaggATTCCAGGCTATTATTGATGCCTATGGAGTCGGTACCTATCAGGAGATCAATCCAG CTCCATACACAATTGTAACCTTCCCCTTCCTGTTTGCGGTGATGTTTGGAGATTGTGGTCATGGACTGTTGATGACACTGTTGGCAGTCTGGGTCATTACACAGGCCGAATGTTTACGAAAGATGAAAAATGAG ATTATAGATGTCCTGGTAGGGGGGCGCTACATCGTCTTGCTCATGGGATTGTTCTCCATATATACTGGACTGATTTACAATGACTGCTTCTCCAAGTCCTTCAACATTTTTGGCTCTTCCTGGTGTGTGCGGCCCATGTTCTATCCTCACGGACCTTGGGA AAACGAAACACTTTATGATAATCACCATCTTCAGCTGAGCCCAACTGTGCCCGGAGTTTATTCTGGTCGCCCGTATGTGTTTGGAGTCGACCCG gTTTGGAATATTGCATCAAATAAGCTGTCCTTTTTAAACTCTTTCAAGATGAAGATGTCAGTCATATTGGGAGTCAGTCATATGCTCCTTGGAGTGACCCTGAGTTTGGTCAACTTTGT ATATTTGGGAAAATTCCaggacattttatttcagtttgttcCACAGCTGATCTTCATGCTCTCTCTCTTTGGATACCTGATCTTCCTCATCCTCTACAAATGGTGCGTCACTCTGCGATCTGAAACGGCTCCCAGCATTCTGCTGCTCTTCATCAACATGATGCTGTTTGATTACCAGCCTGAACATAAGCTTCTTTACAGAGGACAG AAAGCTGTTCAGATCTTGTTGGTTGTGACGGCTGTGCTCATGGTTCCTGTGCTGCTCCTGGTCAAACCCCTCCTCATCTACAGGACCCGAATGAAAACCAGACACCAG GTGTTTGGAAACAGTGATCAGCATGGGACAGATATGGGTTTCTCCTCACACCATCAGAAAGATCAGATG GTAAGCATGGGTGACGTCTTTGTGTATCAGGCCATCCACACAATCGAGTACTGCCTGGGCTGCATCTCCAACACGGCCTCGTACCTGCGGCTCTGGGCGCTCAGTCTGGCTCATGCAG AGCTCTCGGAGGTGCTTTGGCGGATGGTTCTCCAGGTGGGGCTGAAGCTTTCCTCTGGTATGGGTTCGCTCATGCTGGTGCTGCTGTTTGCTGCTTTTGCTGTTCTCACCGTGACTGTTCTTCTGGTTATGGAGGGCCTGTCTGCTTTTCTGCATGCTTTACGACTGCATTG GGTTGAATTTCAGAACAAGTTTTACGAGGGATCCGGCTACAAGTTCACACCCTTGTCCTTCGACAGCCTGTTAAAAACTCAGCAGTAA
- the si:ch73-173p19.2 gene encoding V-type proton ATPase 116 kDa subunit a 1 isoform X1, translating into MSSLFRSEEMCLVQLFFQTESAHNCINELGHLGLVQFKDLNPGVTTFQRRFVKEVKKCEEMERILRYLEKEMVKSNIVIAATKEKEMVPCARDVLELESTFEKLEQELREINCNHDTLRQNLIELMDIDSLLRMTEDFFEEAESMLSCSEPPSEDSVSMTVSSHMTIRRYSSSSTSGPLHLGFIAGVIKHERFAAFERVLWRLFHGNFVLRHAEIQATEEFQAVQRGAVKKDVFIIFVQGDNVRKKIRKVCEGFHASLYSCPKTLYERKEMSNNVISRMEDLRIILRRTEEYRAGVLTKAADHVQEWGSKVKKMKAIYYTLNLCNIDITQKLIVAEIWCPVSDLTLVQNALVKGSEQSGSSVTPVLNRIQTQQTPPTFNRTNTFTEGFQAIIDAYGVGTYQEINPAPYTIVTFPFLFAVMFGDCGHGLLMTLLAVWVITQAECLRKMKNEIIDVLVGGRYIVLLMGLFSIYTGLIYNDCFSKSFNIFGSSWCVRPMFYPHGPWENETLYDNHHLQLSPTVPGVYSGRPYVFGVDPVWNIASNKLSFLNSFKMKMSVILGVSHMLLGVTLSLVNFVYLGKFQDILFQFVPQLIFMLSLFGYLIFLILYKWCVTLRSETAPSILLLFINMMLFDYQPEHKLLYRGQKAVQILLVVTAVLMVPVLLLVKPLLIYRTRMKTRHQVSMQVFGNSDQHGTDMGFSSHHQKDQMVSMGDVFVYQAIHTIEYCLGCISNTASYLRLWALSLAHAELSEVLWRMVLQVGLKLSSGMGSLMLVLLFAAFAVLTVTVLLVMEGLSAFLHALRLHWVEFQNKFYEGSGYKFTPLSFDSLLKTQQ; encoded by the exons ATGAGTTCTTTATTTCGCAGTGAGGAGATGTGCCTCGTGCAGCTGTTTTTTCAAACTGAATCTGCCCATAATTGCATCAATGAACTTGGACATCTTGGATTGGTTCAGTTTAAAGAT CTGAATCCTGGTGTAACAACATTTCAAAGGCGCTTTGTGAAGGAAGTGAAGAAATGTGAAGAAATGGAGAGAATTCTGA GATATCTTGAGAAGGAGATGGTGAAATCTAACATAGTGATTGCTGCAACAAAGGAGAAGGAGATGGTTCCCTGTGCCAGAGATGTTCTGGAGCTGGAG TCCACATTTGAGAAGTTGGAGCAGGAACTGCGAGAAATCAACTGTAACCATGACACACTCAGACAGAACCTCATTGAGCTGATGGACATTGACTCTCTGCTGAGGATGACTGAAGACTTCTTTGAGGAG GCCGAGTCAATGCTATCCTGCTCTGAGCCTCCCTCTGAAGACTCAGTGTCTATGACCGTCTCTTCCCACATGACCATCCGCAGATACAGCAGTTCCAGCACCTCTGGACCTCTACATCTAGG ttttattgCAGGTGTTATCAAACACGAGAGGTTTGCTGCTTTTGAAAGGGTTCTTTGGCGCCTTTTTCATGGAAATTTCGTCCTTCGGCATGCAGAGATACAGGCCACGGAGGAATTTCAAGCGGTG CAGAGAGGAGCTGTGAAGAAGGACGTGTTCATCATATTTGTCCAGGGAGATAATGTGCGAAAAAAGATCAGAAAAGTGTGTGAAGG GTTTCATGCCAGCTTGTACTCATGCCCCAAAACTTTGTATGAACGCAAGGAGATGAGCAACAATGTAATATCACGAATGGAAGATCTTCGAATT ATCCTGAGAAGAACTGAAGAATATCGTGCTGGTGTCTTGACCAAAGCAGCCGACCACGTCCAGGAGTGGGGCAGTAAAGTGAAGAAGATGAAGGCCATCTACTACACACTGAACCTCTGCAACATAGACATCACGCAGAAACTGATCGTAGCAGAGATCTGGTGTCCTGTGTCCGATCTCACTTTAGTTCAAAACGCCCTGGTTAAAGGATCA GAGCAGAGTGGTTCCAGTGTGACCCCAGTCCTGAACCGCATCCAAACCCAGCAAACTCCACCAACcttcaacagaacaaacacatttactgaaggATTCCAGGCTATTATTGATGCCTATGGAGTCGGTACCTATCAGGAGATCAATCCAG CTCCATACACAATTGTAACCTTCCCCTTCCTGTTTGCGGTGATGTTTGGAGATTGTGGTCATGGACTGTTGATGACACTGTTGGCAGTCTGGGTCATTACACAGGCCGAATGTTTACGAAAGATGAAAAATGAG ATTATAGATGTCCTGGTAGGGGGGCGCTACATCGTCTTGCTCATGGGATTGTTCTCCATATATACTGGACTGATTTACAATGACTGCTTCTCCAAGTCCTTCAACATTTTTGGCTCTTCCTGGTGTGTGCGGCCCATGTTCTATCCTCACGGACCTTGGGA AAACGAAACACTTTATGATAATCACCATCTTCAGCTGAGCCCAACTGTGCCCGGAGTTTATTCTGGTCGCCCGTATGTGTTTGGAGTCGACCCG gTTTGGAATATTGCATCAAATAAGCTGTCCTTTTTAAACTCTTTCAAGATGAAGATGTCAGTCATATTGGGAGTCAGTCATATGCTCCTTGGAGTGACCCTGAGTTTGGTCAACTTTGT ATATTTGGGAAAATTCCaggacattttatttcagtttgttcCACAGCTGATCTTCATGCTCTCTCTCTTTGGATACCTGATCTTCCTCATCCTCTACAAATGGTGCGTCACTCTGCGATCTGAAACGGCTCCCAGCATTCTGCTGCTCTTCATCAACATGATGCTGTTTGATTACCAGCCTGAACATAAGCTTCTTTACAGAGGACAG AAAGCTGTTCAGATCTTGTTGGTTGTGACGGCTGTGCTCATGGTTCCTGTGCTGCTCCTGGTCAAACCCCTCCTCATCTACAGGACCCGAATGAAAACCAGACACCAG GTCTCTATGCAGGTGTTTGGAAACAGTGATCAGCATGGGACAGATATGGGTTTCTCCTCACACCATCAGAAAGATCAGATG GTAAGCATGGGTGACGTCTTTGTGTATCAGGCCATCCACACAATCGAGTACTGCCTGGGCTGCATCTCCAACACGGCCTCGTACCTGCGGCTCTGGGCGCTCAGTCTGGCTCATGCAG AGCTCTCGGAGGTGCTTTGGCGGATGGTTCTCCAGGTGGGGCTGAAGCTTTCCTCTGGTATGGGTTCGCTCATGCTGGTGCTGCTGTTTGCTGCTTTTGCTGTTCTCACCGTGACTGTTCTTCTGGTTATGGAGGGCCTGTCTGCTTTTCTGCATGCTTTACGACTGCATTG GGTTGAATTTCAGAACAAGTTTTACGAGGGATCCGGCTACAAGTTCACACCCTTGTCCTTCGACAGCCTGTTAAAAACTCAGCAGTAA